Proteins from a single region of Hypomesus transpacificus isolate Combined female chromosome 9, fHypTra1, whole genome shotgun sequence:
- the LOC124471296 gene encoding NACHT, LRR and PYD domains-containing protein 3-like isoform X3 — translation MATSNKNQLLETLQQLEGKERKKFKWFLQDNVLDGFNPIPKNKLENADELDTVDRMVETYTLEGALKITVEILRKMDQNNLAKWLMKEASPIPQQSTSSPTHLNEDRGTEKNRSGEDKGVLDLINHFKLKLKEEFQEVFEGIAKKGNAALLNKIYTDLYITEGESAEVNKEHEVRLIETASRKSARPETAITCNNIFKPSAGRDTRIRIVLTKGVAGIGKTVSVQKFITDWAEGLANEEIQFIFPLPFRELNLLVGEEYSLIKLLHYFSMEMRESEISNYNVLFVFDGLDECRLPLAFGKNKRCCDVTESTSLDVLLTNLIRGNLLPSALIWITTRPAAANQIPSECVDLVTEVRGFNDQQKDKYIMKRCSDKILADRIISHLKTSRTLYIMCHIPVFSLMCVTVLEDMLRTEKKEKMPKTLTEMYTQFLVLQTKQKKVKYQGKTETDPHWDEESIQSIQSLGKLAFHQLEKGNLIFYEKDLKECGINVRDASIYSGVFTQIFREERKVYQEKVFCFVHLSFQEFLAAVFVFLSFINNNENLMSQSTSVTSDVQLYKSAVDKALQSKNGQLDLFLRFLLGLSMESNQNDLQGLLTHTRSNRQSHEETVEYIKEKIRENPSAERCMNLFHCLNELNDHSLVEEIQHYLSSGSFSSENLSSTQLSALFFVLLTSEEKMDVFDLKIYSRSEEGLLRLLPVVKDSKTALLNDCNLSERCCEALASALPSSDLTELDLSINNLGDSGMKLLSAGLGNPLCKLETLRLSGCHITEEGCASLSSALTSASFLRQLDLSNNDLKDAGMKVLSAGLGNPLCKLETLRLSGCQITEEGCASLGSALKSNPSLLRDLDLSNSDLRDSGMKLLSAGLGNPLCKLETLRLSGCLVTEEGCASLASALRSNPFHLRELDLSYNHPGEKGLKLLSAGLEDPHCRLEILNVDHGGECWIKPGLVKAWRYACELTLDPNTACRRLSLSEENRKVTRRREKQPYPDHPERFEDCPQVLCREGLSGRCYWEAERSGGGVDIAVTYKGISRRGEGVDCWLGYNNKSWSLECGDNSYSAWHNKKSTDIPAPPSSSHRVGVYLDWPAGTLSFYTVSSDTLTHLHTFHSTFTEPLYPGFWVYNSDSSVSLCQVE, via the exons ATGGCTACAAGTAATAAAAATCAGCTGTTGGAAACTCTGCAGCAGCTAGAGGGAAAGGAGCGGAAGAAGTTTAAATGGTTCCTGCAGGATAACGTTCTGGATGGGTTTAATCCCATCCCAAAGAACAAGTTGGAGAACGCTGATGAACTGGACACAGTGGATAGGATGGTGGAGACATATACACTGGAAGGAGCTCTGAAGATCACTGTGGAGATCCTGAGGAAGATGGATCAGAATAATCTTGCTAAGTGGCTGATGA AGGAAGCATCCCCGATCCCACAGCAAAGCACCTCCTCACCAAC ACACCTCAAtgaagacagagggacagagaaaaacaGGAGTGGTGAAGACAAGG GTGTTCTTGACTTAATCAATCATTTCAAACTGAAACTAAAAGAGGAGTTTCAAGAAGTTTTTGAGGGCATAGCTaaaaaaggaaatgcagctctTCTCAATAAGATCTACACAGATCTCTACATCACAGAGGGTGAGAGTGCAGAGGTCAATAAAGAACATGAGGTGAGATTGATTGAGACAGCATCCAGGAAATCAGCAAGACCAGAAACAGCCATCACATGCAACAACATCTTTAAACCCTCAGCTGGACGAGACACACGTATCAGAATTGTTCTGACAAAAGGAGTTGCTGGCATCGGAAAAACTGTCTCTGTGCAGAAGTTCATCACAGACTGGGCTGAGGGACTAGCTAATGAGGAAATCCAGTTCATCTTTCCTCTTCCGTTTCGAGAGCTAAATTTGTTGGTTGGAGAAGAGTACAGTTTGATCAAACTTCTACATTACTTCTCCATGGAAATGAGAGAATCTGAAATCTCCAACTACAACGTTCTCTTTGTATTTGATGGTCTGGATGAGTGTCGCCTGCCTTTAGCCTTCGGGAAGAATAAGAGgtgctgtgatgtcacagagtcCACCTCATTGGATGTGCTGCTGACCAACCTGATCAGAGGAAAcctgcttccctctgctctcatcTGGATCACCACTCGAcctgcagcagccaatcagatcccTTCTGAGTGCGTTGACCTGGTGACAGAGGTACGAGGGTTCAATGACCAACAGAAGGATAAGTACATCATGAAGAGATGCAGTGATAAGATCCTGGCCGATAGAATCATCTCACACCTCAAGACATCAAGAACTCTCTACATCATGTGCCACATTCCAGTCTTCTCCTTAATGTGTGTGACCGTCCTAGAGGACATGCtgagaacagagaagaaagagaagatgcCCAAGACCCTGACTGAGATGTACACACAGTTTCTGGTGTTACAGACCAAACAGAAGAAGGTGAAGTATCAAGGGAAAACTGAGACCGATCCACACTGGGATGAAGAGAGCATTCAGAGTATTCAGTCACTGGGAAAACTGGCCTTCCACCAGCTGGAGAAAGGCAACCTGATTTTCTATGAGAAAGACCTGAAAGAGTGTGGAATTAATGTCCGTGATGCCTCAATATACTCAGGAGTGTTCACACAGAtcttcagagaggagagaaaagtctACCAGGAGAAGGTGTTCTGCTTTGTCCATCTGAGCTTTCAGGAGtttctggctgctgtgtttgtgtttctctcattCATCAACAACAATGAGAATCTGATGTCTCAGTCCACCTCAGTCACATCTGACGTCCAACTCTACAAGAGTGCTGTGGACAAGGCCTTGCAGAGTAAGAATGGACAACTGGACCTTTTCCTCCGCTTCCTCCTGGGCCTCTCAATGGAGTCCAACCAGAATGACTTACAAGGCCTACTGACTCATACAAGAAGCAACAGACAGAGCCATGAGGAAACAGTCGAGTACATCAAAGAGAAGATCAGAGAGAATCCCTCTGCAGAGAGATGCATGAATCTGTTCCACTGTCTGAATGAACTGAATGACCattctctggtggaggagatccaACACTACCTGAGCTCAGGAAGTTTCTCCAGTGAGAATCTCTCATCTACACAGTTGTCAGCTCTGTTCTTTGTGTTGCTGACTTCAGAAGAGAAGATGGACGTGTTTGACCTGAAGATATACTCCAGATCAGAGGAAGGTCTTCTGAGGCTGCTGCCAGTGGTCAAAGACTCCAAAACTGCTCT GCTGAATGACTGTAACCTCTCAGAACGGTGCTGTGAAGCGCTGGCctcagctctcccctcctcagatcTGACAGAGCTGGACTTGAGTATCAACAACCTGGGGGATTCAggcatgaagctgctctctgctggactggggaatccactctgcaaactggagacactgag gctgtcaggctgtcacatcacagaggaaggctgtgcttctctgagCTCAGCTCTAACGTCAGCCTCCTTCCTGAGACAACTGGATCTAAGTAACAATGATCTGAAGGATGCTGGCATGAaggtgctctctgctggactggggaatccactctgcaagctggagacactgag GTTGTCAGGCTGTCAGATCACAGaagaaggctgtgcttctctgggtTCAGCTCTGAAATCAAACCCCTCCCTTCTGAGAGATCTGGATCTAAGCAACAGTGACCTGAGGGATTCAggcatgaagctgctctctgctggactggggaatccactctgcaaactggagacactgag gctgtcaggctgtctggtcacagaggaaggctgtgcttctctggcctcagctctgaggtccaaccccttccacctgagggaactggacctgagctacaatcatccaggagaaaaaggattgaagctgctctctgctggactggaggATCCACACTGCAGACTGGAGATACTCAA TGTGGATCATGGTGGAGAGTGCTGGATCAAACCTGGCCTTGTGAAGGCCTGGAGAT ATGCCTGTGAGCtcacactggacccaaacacagcatgcagacgcctctctctgtctgaggagaacagaaaggtgacaaggaggagagagaagcagccgTATCCTGATCACCCAGAGAGATTTGAGGACTGTCCACaggtgctgtgtagagagggtctgtctgggcgctgttactgggaggcagagaggagtggaggaggggttgATATAGCAGTGACATATAAAGGaatcagcaggagaggagagggtgttgACTGTTGGCTTGGATACAATAACAAGTCCTGGAGTCTGGAGTGTGGTGATAACAGTTACTCTGCCTGGCACAATAAGAAGAGCACTGACatacctgcccccccctccagctcccacaGAGTAGGAGTGTATCTGGACTGGCCGGCCGgcactctgtccttctacacagtctcctctgacacactgacccacctgcacacattccACAGCACATTCACTGAGCCCCTCTATCCTGGGTTCTGGGTTTATAACTCTGACTCCTCAGTGTCCCTGTGTCAGGTAGAatag